The proteins below are encoded in one region of Aphis gossypii isolate Hap1 unplaced genomic scaffold, ASM2018417v2 Contig01108, whole genome shotgun sequence:
- the LOC126555798 gene encoding uncharacterized protein LOC126555798 → MRCACCGLKEIQTTHLFTCSLSQHSSYPRPGLDSIVFNICTMEQPDLNYLKMVIRSVLTSSPGKVTISQISTDYSDFEGCHLSFEHLGFKTIYELLENMSDVLRVS, encoded by the exons ATGCGTTGTGCCTGCTGTGGCCTGAAAGAAATTCAGACGACTCATTTGTTCACATGTTCACTGTCGCAACACAGCTCTTATCCGCGGCCAGGCTTGGATTCAATT gTGTTTAATATATGCACCATGGAACAACCAGATTTAAATTACTTGAAGATGGTTATACGGAGTGTTTTAACAAGCTCTCCGGGTAAAGTGACAATATCGCAAATATCAACTGACTACTCTGATTTTGAAGGTTGTCATTTATCATTTGAGCATTTGGGATTCAAGACTATTTATGAGTTACTAGAAAATATGTCTGATGTTCTTAGagtaagttga